The Polyangium aurulentum genomic interval ATCGGGGATGCGCTGGTGGAAGGGCGTGTCGAGGAGGATGTCGCCCTTCTCGGCGTGGTGCTCGATGGAGGCGCACTTGTCGATCGCGGGGCCGCGGAAGTACCAGTACGCCCGCTCGGGCGAGACGCGGACGATGCCCCACTCGACCGCGCCCCACGACAGGCCGACCTTGTACGAGAAGGGGAAGGTGCCGAAGCGGGTCGCGCGCTCCGCGCGGTCGATGAAGAACCGGCGCATCTTGAGCGCCGCCGACATGGCGTGCTCGGCGACGTTGCGGCCCGGGGTGTGAGGGAAGATCGCGGTGAACGCGTCGCCCGCGAAGCTCACGATGAAGCCGCCGGACTCGTGGACGGCGCTGATGAGCGGGTCGAAGTAGAAGCGGAGCGTGCCGGCGAGGATCTCGGCGCCCTCGCGGCCGTGCTGGACGAGCTTCTCGGTGAGGTTGGTGAAGCCCGGGATGTCGATGAACAGCGCCGCTGCCGCGAAGTTGCCTTCGGTTCTCCCCTTGGTGTCCTGGTACAGGATGAAGTCGGGGACGAGCGGGTTCATGTCCGTGGCTTCGAGAAACCCCGGGCGGGCGGCGAAAACGCCGGCGCGGGAGCCTCTCGCGCGGAGGCCAGCAGGCAGAGTGCAAGGGCCGCGCTGAAAAATCAACGGGGCTTCACCACTTGCGGCGGCCAAGCTTCGCGGCTGTTCGGCGGCCGAGCAGCGCTGCAAACGAGCGGGGAGGGGAAATTTCGGGACGGGCGAGATCCCCCCTTGGCGGCCTCGCTGGCCTACGATACGCCGAGGGAGCCGCCTACAGCGCGAGGCAGGGCGCGGGGTTCGACACGCATGAGCGCGAAGGGAAAGCGGGAATCGATGTCCGACGGCGAGCTCGTCGATCCCTCGTTCGGCACAGCCCCGGCCGCGGAGCTGCCGCCGGCGCCGCCCGCACGCGGATCGCAACCGAGCGCGAGCGTGCTTGTGGGCGGAGGCGAGAAGCAGGCGCGCGCGTACGTGCCTCCCACGGCGTTGCCCTCGCTCGGGCCGCAAGAGGGCGACACGAGCAGCAAGGTGGCCATCGCGAGCGACGTCGATCCGCGCCGCATGCCGACGGTGAAGAAGCCCTCTGCCAAGGCCGGCGAGCGCCCCGCGCCGCTCGATGGCGACGCCGCGCGCCCGGCGCCGTCCGGCATCAGCGAGGACGACGAGGCCGAGGGCGAGGCGGGGAGCAAGGCCCGGGGCCGCAGCGCGAAGTCGCCGATGCTCATCTGGGCGGTGGCCGTGACGCTCGCGGTGGTGGTCGGCGCCGGGGCCGCCTACTGGGTCCGCAAGGGCATGGCGCCGAAGGGCGAGCCCCCGGCGAAGACGGCGCCCGCGCGCTGATCTCCCGAGCCCGGCGGAGGCGGCGGAAAGGGAGATCGGAATGGACGCGGCAATCGGCTAGCGCGCGGATCTCCGGCCGGAAAGATGCGCTCGTAGAGCCCGGTCCACGCATTGCAAAGAGCGCCCTTGGGAGGGTGCAACCATGGATCGGAGCGTGTACTGGCTGAGGGCCGCCTGGCATGATTTCCTGGCGTTTCTCCCGGATCTGCTGCTGGGGACCGTCATCCTGGTGGTCGGTTACGTCGTGGCGCGCGTCCTCGCCGCCATCACCCGGCCGCTGCTTCACCGGATCGGGTTCGATCGGCTGATCGCCCGGCTCGGCATCGAGGAGCGAGCGCAGGCGACGAGGCAGGGCGCGCGCTGGGGCGCGTCGTTCGTCTTCTGGGTGACGATGCTCGTCGCGGTGATGTACGCGGCGGACGCATGGCGCCTCGACGTCGTCGCGTCGGGCGTGGCCGCGATCCTCGGGTACGTCCCGCACCTCATCGGCGCGGCCGTGATCTTCGGCGCGGCGCTGTTCTTCGGCAATTTCGTGCGCGATCGGATCGTGGAGGGGCCGGTGACGGGCGACGTGTCGCAGCGGCTGCTCGTGGCGGGAGCGATCCGGGCAGGCATCCTCGCGCTCGGCGCGTTCATGGCGCTGCGCGAGCTGCAGATCGCGCCGCAGATCGTGACCCTGGCGTTCAGCCTGACGCTCGGCGCGATCGCGCTGGCGGCGGCGCTCGCCTTCGGTCTCGGCAGCCGTGACGTGGCGGGGCGCGTGACGCGCCGCTGGGTGGACAAACGGATGCCCGCGGGCGGCGCCGGCGAGACGACCACCGGATCGCAGATCGTCGAGCCGTGACATGAACGATGGCGCAGGCTGAAAGGCCCTTGCACGCGCGAGGGCCTTGTTCATTTCCGGCCACGGGCCGCGCTAGGATGCGCGCATGATCGCGCGCGCAGCGCTCGCCTTTGCGACGGCCGTGGGGCTCCTGGGCTGCTTCGTCGGTCCGACGACCTCCTGGTCCGACACGGGGTCGACGCCCGACACGAAGGAGGCGATCGCGCATCGCTTGCGACGGCCGGAGCGCACCCTCGTGCTTGGCAAGGTCGCGCGCGGGGACACGCGCTCGCCCGATGGCCGGGCGTCGTCGAACTGCAAGGAGAGCGGGCGCGCGGGCCAGATGCTGGATCACCTGTATGGCTTCGAGGTGCACGAGACGGCGAGCTATCGCTTCGAGCTCGCACCCGCGTTCGACGGGGTCTTTCAGGTGCAGGAGTTCGAGCCGAAAGGCTCCTATTATCGCGGGATCGAGTGCGCGGCGGCCAGGAAAGGGTCCAAAGCAGCCCTGTCCCTGGCGCTCGGCCCGGGGCTCTACTGGGTCGTCGTCGATGGCTATCGAATGGACGAGGCAGGGCCGTACGCGCTTCGGGTCGACTTGGACACGTCGGACAAGGCGGAGATCCGGCCCGAGCAGGCGGAGAAAGTGGCTCCGCTCTGCGAGGCTGCGTCGATTCTACGAATTGGCGACAGGGTCATGGGTGGGTTCACGTCGACGCCGGGCGGAGCGCGCGCATCTTGCGGCGCCCTCGGGGGCAATGTGGTGCATCGATTCACGGTACCCACGCCCATGCGCTTGAAGCTCGTCGCGGCGGCGCATTTCCGGCCCGCGGTCGAGATTCGCAAGGCATGCCAGGGGGCCGCGGTGGCCTGCGCAAAGGCGCCAAAGGGGGAAAACGAGATCGAGATCGTCCAGGATCTCGAGGTTGGCGACTATTTCGTCGTGCTCGACGGGACGGAGGTACCGCCGCGGCCTCCTTATAGCAGCGGCCATACAGGTCCAGGCGTCGAGGGGGCCTACGTCATCGATCTCGAGGAGGTCGCGCGATGAGGCTCGGTGTTCACCTCGGCCTCGGCATCGTTTGTCTGGGTCTCCTTGCTTGCGGCGGTTCCAGCACCGTCAGGCTCCGGGAGTCGGGCGACGATTGCCCGCCGGCCAAACCGGCGATCCCCATGCGGTCGTTCGGGCAGGAGGCGGAGCCGTTCAAAATCGAGCGGTTCACGCCGGTCGATGAGCATGACCCGAGCGCCAAGCGCCGTTCCTACGTGTATCGGTTCGAGCGCGAGCCCTCGGGCACGATCGAGACGCTGCGCGGGGTGTTCATGGAGCACCAGGGCCGGGTGATCGCAGTCGGCCACCGCGGAACGGCGCTCGTGCGCGATCCCGCGAAGGGCTGGACGCGCGAGGCGACGGGCACCGAGGAGAACCTTCACGCCATCACACGCGCGCCCTTTCGCCCCGAGGGCCCGGTGGACGCCGAGCGCGAGAAGCACGCGCCCTACATCGCGGTGGGCGCGCACGGCACCGCGCTCGTGCGGTC includes:
- a CDS encoding mechanosensitive ion channel family protein, yielding MDRSVYWLRAAWHDFLAFLPDLLLGTVILVVGYVVARVLAAITRPLLHRIGFDRLIARLGIEERAQATRQGARWGASFVFWVTMLVAVMYAADAWRLDVVASGVAAILGYVPHLIGAAVIFGAALFFGNFVRDRIVEGPVTGDVSQRLLVAGAIRAGILALGAFMALRELQIAPQIVTLAFSLTLGAIALAAALAFGLGSRDVAGRVTRRWVDKRMPAGGAGETTTGSQIVEP